From a single Rosa rugosa chromosome 7, drRosRugo1.1, whole genome shotgun sequence genomic region:
- the LOC133723473 gene encoding L-type lectin-domain containing receptor kinase IX.1-like: MFLIISCRKTAFSIFIFINFLSLFVNPLSFNLSRFNPDTKNILYEGDATPREGNVELTPVTELLRVGRFTYTEPFHLWNSATRSVAHFSTHFTFLIDTNGKKNYSDGFAFFLAPVGYPIPPNSAGSVLGLFNSTTALSHNQIVMVEFDTFQDDWDPPRPHVGINVNNISSAITASLNFSSTKVVEAWITYNATTKILSVLWTDEDTLNPSTTPLSYQIEFPNILPEWVTVGFSAATGKHIENHIIKSWEFNSKLDSDEVNNIGKWKTFLIVAVTAIPLFILVLGVALCWLLVNRQINKNIEGHEYHFNAAVPSVTRDLERLSLPRRFSYQELVAATIGFANDRRLGQGGSGQVYRGVIPDLGCVVAVKRIFAESENQEKIFINEVKIISRLIHKNLVQFIGWCHEQGECLLIYAYMPNSSLDAHLFGSRATLQWDFRYKIALGLASALHYLHEDAEQCVLHRDIKSANILLDNDFSTKLGDFGIAKLVDPRLRTRTTGVAGTFGYMAPEYAFQGRASKESDMFSFGVVALEIACGRQTYYDGEYHMPLFEWVWQFYLAGNVLKAADERLDMKYDPSEMECLLIVGLWCTHLSSKERPKAGQVMKVLLLEAPLPQLQRHRHTHHHGLYEQ; this comes from the coding sequence CCTTTAGCATCTTCATTTTCAtcaattttctttctctctttgttAATCCCCTTTCGTTCAATCTATCCCGATTCAACCCTGACACAAAGAACATACTGTATGAAGGCGACGCCACACCTAGAGAAGGAAATGTCGAACTCACCCCAGTCACTGAATTGCTCCGCGTAGGGCGGTTTACTTATACAGAGCCTTTCCACCTGTGGAACTCTGCTACCCGGTCAGTAGCACACTTCAGTACCCATTTCACTTTCCTGATCGATactaatggaaaaaaaaattactctgATGGATTTGCTTTTTTCCTTGCTCCTGTTGGCTATCCAATTCCACCCAACTCTGCTGGTAGTGTTCTTGGATTATTCAATAGCACCACTGCATTGTCCCATAACCAAATTGTCATGGTTGAGTTTGATACATTCCAAGATGATTGGGATCCCCCGAGACCCCATGTTGGGATCAATGTAAATAATATCTCATCAGCCATTACTGCCAGCTTGAATTTCAGCAGCACCAAGGTGGTTGAGGCATGGATAACTTACAACGCTACCACAAAGATCCTCAGTGTTCTTTGGACTGACGAGGACACCCTAAATCCTAGTACTACTCCTCTTTCTTACCAAATCGAATTCCCCAATATTTTGCCAGAATGGGTTACAGTTGGGTTTTCAGCTGCTACCGGAAAACACATTGAGAACCATATAATAAAATCATGGGAATTCAATTCCAAGTTGGATTCTGATGAGGTGAATAATATAGGAAAATGGAAGACATTCTTGATAGTGGCAGTCACTGCTATTCCTTTGTTTATTTTGGTACTTGGTGTGGCCTTGTGTTGGTTGTTGGTAAACAGGCAGATAAATAAGAATATTGAAGGACATGAATACCACTTCAATGCTGCAGTGCCTTCTGTAACTAGGGATCTCGAGAGACTATCCTTGCCAAGACGATTTTCTTATCAAGAATTAGTTGCAGCCACCATTGGTTTTGCAAATGATAGAAGGCTAGGCCAAGGAGGCTCGGGACAGGTATATAGAGGAGTCATACCAGATCTTGGCTGTGTGGTTGCTGTGAAGAGAATCTTTGCTGAATCTGAGAACCAGGAGAAAATTTTCATCAATGAAGTGAAAATCATAAGCCGCTTAATACATAAAAACCTGGTGCAGTTCATTGGATGGTGTCATGAGCAAGGTGAATGTTTACTTATTTATGCATACATGCCGAATAGCAGCCTTGATGCTCATCTCTTTGGCAGTAGAGCAACCTTGCAATGGGATTTCCGGTACAAGATAGCCTTAGGCTTAGCTTCGGCCCTTCATTATCTACATGAAGATGCAGAGCAATGTGTTCTTCACAGGGATATTAAATCAGCTAACATATTGTTGGACAACGATTTTAGCACTAAGCTTGGGGATTTTGGGATCGCTAAGCTTGTAGATCCGCGGTTGAGGACTAGGACAACAGGGGTGGCAGGGACTTTCGGCTACATGGCCCCGGAATATGCTTTTCAAGGGAGGGCTAGCAAAGAGTCGGACATGTTTAGTTTTGGAGTTGTAGCCTTGGAGATTGCTTGTGGAAGGCAGACTTATTACGATGGAGAATATCACATGCCACTTTTCGAGTGGGTTTGGCAGTTTTACCTTGCAGGAAATGTTCTCAAGGCAGCTGACGAGAGATTGGATATGAAATATGATCCAAGTGAAATGGAATGCTTGTTAATCGTGGGATTATGGTGCACTCACCTCAGTAGTAAGGAGAGACCAAAAGCAGGACAAGTGATGAAGGTTCTGTTGCTTGAAGCGCCATTGCCACAACTTCAACGTCATAGGCATACGCATCATCACGGTCTATATGAACAATAG